One Methanobrevibacter sp. DNA segment encodes these proteins:
- a CDS encoding TIGR00296 family protein — protein MISERAGNYLVNLAKEAIGHYIETKERLEIPEDYPIELDEKLGVFVTLNKNNALRGCIGYAEPIETAINATIDVAIAAAFNDPRFSAVTKDEFQILDFEVTVLTRPELIEVAHPDQYFEEIEIGVDGLIIQKGYSRGLLLPQVAVENAFGVEEFLEQTCMKAGISADSWMDESCDVYRFQGQIFK, from the coding sequence ATGATATCAGAAAGAGCAGGAAATTATTTGGTGAACCTAGCTAAAGAGGCTATCGGACATTACATAGAAACTAAAGAAAGACTGGAAATACCTGAAGATTACCCTATTGAACTGGATGAAAAACTAGGAGTTTTTGTTACATTAAACAAAAACAATGCACTAAGAGGCTGTATCGGTTATGCAGAACCTATTGAAACTGCAATCAATGCAACAATCGATGTGGCTATTGCCGCCGCTTTCAACGATCCAAGATTCAGTGCAGTTACAAAAGACGAATTCCAAATTCTTGATTTTGAAGTGACCGTTTTAACCAGACCTGAACTGATTGAAGTGGCACATCCGGACCAGTACTTTGAAGAAATTGAAATTGGAGTTGACGGACTGATTATCCAAAAAGGATATTCAAGAGGCCTTTTACTTCCGCAGGTAGCTGTTGAAAACGCATTTGGAGTTGAAGAGTTTTTAGAACAGACATGCATGAAGGCAGGAATCAGCGCAGACAGCTGGATGGATGAAAGCTGTGACGTGTACAGATTCCAGGGACAGATATTTAAATAG